A region of Phalacrocorax carbo chromosome 7, bPhaCar2.1, whole genome shotgun sequence DNA encodes the following proteins:
- the ETV5 gene encoding ETS translocation variant 5: MDGFYDQQVPFMGPGKSCAEEGRGRPGSDRKRKFLETDLAHDSEELFQDLSQLQEAWLAEAQVPDDEQFVPDFQSDNLVLHAPPPAKVKRELRSPSSELSSCSHEQALCAGYGDKCLYNCCAYDRKPPAGFKPLTPPTTPVSPAHQGSALPPPAPAVQAAAHGAAPAPHPLQEQRQQTFAVPRPPHPPMQMPKMMSENQYPAEHRFQRQLSEPCHPFPPQPGVPGDSRPIYHRQLSEPLGPTAPHPPQGFKQEYHDPLYEHGGPGLPGPPSHSFQSPMGIKQEPRDYCIDSEVPNCQSSYLRGGVFPSSHDGFSYEKDTRLYFDDTCVVPERLEGKVKQEPTLYREGPPYQRRGSLQLWQFLVTLLDDPANAHFIAWTGRGMEFKLIEPEEVARRWGIQKNRPAMNYDKLSRSLRYYYEKGIMQKVAGERYVYKFVCDPDALFSMAYPDNQRPFLKTEPDCPVPEEETVPLTHFEDSPAYLLEMDPCSSLPYAEGFAY; this comes from the exons ATGGATGGCTTCTACGACCAGCAGGTTCCCTTCATGGGCCCCGGG AAATCCTGCGCAGAGGAGGGCCGAGGCCGGCCGGGGTCCgataggaaaaggaaatttttggAGACTGACTTGGCCCATGACTCGGAAG AGCTCTTCCAGGATCTCAGCCAGCTCCAAGAGGCCTGGCTAGCTGAAG ctcaggTCCCCGATGATGAACAATTTGTCCCAGATTTCCAGTCTGATAACT TGGTCCTGCATGCCCCACCTCCGGCAAAGGTCAAGCGGGAGCTGCGCAGCCCTTCGTCGGAGCTGTCATCCTGCAGCCATGAGCAGGCTCTCTGTGCTGGCTACGGGGACAAGTGCCTCTACAACTGCTG TGCCTATGACAGGAAGCCCCCTGCCGGGTTCAAGCCATTAACGCCACCCACCACGCCGGTGTCTCCTGCGCATCAGGGATCGGCCCTGCCACCGCCAGCCCCAGccgtgcaggcagctgcccatggggcggccccagccccgcacccactacaggagcagaggcagcagacCTTCGCCGTGCCACGGCCACCTCACCCACCCATGCAAATGCCAAAGATGATGTCTGAAAACCAGTACCCTGCAGAGCACAG gtTTCAGAGGCAGCTGTCGGAGCCCTGCCACCCCTTCCCACCACAGCCCGGGGTCCCGGGTGACAGCCGCCCCATCTATCACCGGCAGCTGTCAGAGCCCCTTGgccccactgccccccacccccctcagGGATTCAAGCAGGAGTACCATGACCCGCTCTACGAGCATGGTGGCCCCGGCCTGCCTGGCCCCCCCAGCCACAGCTTCCAGTCCCCCATGGGCATCAAGCAGGAGCCCCGGGACTACTGCATTGACTCAG AAGTGCCTAACTGCCAGTCCTCGTACCTGCGGGGGGGTGTCTTCCCCAGCAGCCATGACG GATTTTCATATGAAAAGGACACACGATTGTATTTTGATGACACGTGCGTGGTACCAGAGAGGCTGGAGG GTAAAGTGAAGCAAGAGCCCACCCTGTACCGTGAGGGCCCACCCTACCAGCGGCGTGGgtccctgcagctctggcagTTCCTGGTCACCCTCCTGGATGATCCTGCCAATGCCCACTTCATCGCCTGGACTGGCCGGGGCATGGAGTTCAAGCTGATCGAGCCCGAGGAG GTAGCACGGCGCTGGGGCATCCAGAAGAACAGGCCAGCCATGAACTACGACAAGCTCAGCCGCTCCCTGCGCTACTACTATGAGAAAGGCATCATGCAGAAG GTGGCCGGTGAGCGGTATGTCTATAAGTTCGTCTGTGACCCCGATGCCCTCTTTTCCATGGCCTACCCTGACAACCAGCGCCCCTTCCTGAAGACAGAGCCCGACTGCCCAGTGCCCGAGGAGGAGACGGTTCCGCTGACGCACTTTGAGGACAGCCCAGCATACCTCCTagagatggatccctgcagcaGCCTTCCCTATGCGGAGGGCTTCGCGTACTGA